In the genome of Drosophila yakuba strain Tai18E2 chromosome 3R, Prin_Dyak_Tai18E2_2.1, whole genome shotgun sequence, one region contains:
- the LOC6536141 gene encoding larval cuticle protein A2B — translation MAFKFIALFALIAAASAGVLPVQQVYHAAPAVATYAHAPVAVAHAQPVLAKAAEEYDPHPQYKYAYDVQDSLSGDSKSQVEERDGDVVRGEYSLIDADGYKRTVQYTADPINGFNAVVNREPLVKAVAVAPVVKTVAAPVAHYAAPAVAHYAAPAVVKTVAPVAHYAAPATYTSYAAPAVA, via the exons atggCATTCAAG TTCATCGCCCTCTTCGCCCTGATTGCCGCAGCCAGCGCCGGTGTTCTTCCCGTCCAGCAGGTGTACCACGCCGCCCCCGCCGTGGCCACCTATGCCCATGCACCTGTCGCCGTTGCCCACGCCCAGCCTGTTCTGGCCAAGGCCGCCGAGGAGTACGATCCCCATCCCCAGTACAAGTACGCCTACGATGTCCAGGACTCGCTCTCTGGAGACTCCAAGAGCCAGGTGGAGGAGCGCGATGGAGACGTGGTCCGCGGAGAGTACTCCCTGATCGACGCCGACGGCTACAAGAGGACCGTCCAGTACACCGCCGACCCCATCAACGGATTCAACGCAGTCGTGAACCGTGAGCCCCTGGTCAAGGCCGTCGCTGTTGCCCCAGTTGTGAAGACCGTCGCCGCTCCCGTTGCCCACTACGCCGCCCCTGCTGTCGCCCACTACGCTGCTCCCGCTGTGGTCAAGACCGTGGCTCCAGTTGCCCACTACGCAGCTCCAGCTACCTACACCTCCTACGCCGCCCCCGCTGTTGCCTAA